The following are from one region of the Osmerus mordax isolate fOsmMor3 chromosome 1, fOsmMor3.pri, whole genome shotgun sequence genome:
- the LOC136950954 gene encoding LOW QUALITY PROTEIN: uncharacterized protein (The sequence of the model RefSeq protein was modified relative to this genomic sequence to represent the inferred CDS: inserted 3 bases in 2 codons) — protein MQKGRMICNNFNAGSYSLSSCRSLHVCSFCGFSPGLVSLPACSFACPNLCSALEAPAVVSALLAKEVSQGFMIGPFASPPFPVYRVSPIGVATRKYSGKQRLVIDLSAPRRGPVPSINSLIPSPNYSLAYTTIDHAISLIRLAGRGAWLAKADITTTFKVLPIHPDYWAFFGVCWEDSYYFAVRLAFGCKSSPLLFDCLSEALCWILLNESKVPFLVHLLDDFLTIGPPSSPPAQGLHALTTVFSQLGVPLSLEKTEGPATTLEFLGITLDSVAFKASLPTDKLDRITLLLSNYLITPTCTKRQLLSLLGHLNYALRIIPQGRSFISHLLLLASSVQSLHHTITLDASCLMELELWHHLLSHWNGITFFYNDLVSNPNDMQLFTDAAPSSGFGCYYNGRWFSSPWPSDFPSCPSPSLAPSSALHEVYPIIIAALLWGHEWSCQSILIHSXNTAVVSWINKGRSDSITAMPFIRRLSWLSVTHQFIIRAAHIPGHHNTIADSLXRLSLQKFRRLAPEADPLPTPVPPYSYTIFP, from the exons ATGCAAAAGGGGCGCATGATCTGCAATAATTTCAACGCCGGGTCTTACTCCTTGTCGTCCTGCCGGAGCCTCCACGTCTGCTCCTTCTGCG GCTTCTCCCCCGGCCTGGTGTCCTTGCCCGCTTGCTCTTTTGCCTGCCCAAACCTCTGCTCGGCGCTCGAGGCCCCTGCCGTGGTCTCTGCCCTGTTGGCCAAGGAGGTGTCTCAGGGCTTCATGATTGGCCCGTTCGCCTCTCCCCCGTTCCCTGTCTACCGGGTGAGCCCCATCGGCGTCGCCACCCGGAAGTACTCGGGCAAGCAGAGGCTCGTGATCGACCTCTCTGCTCCCCGTCGCGGACCCGTCCCCAGCATTAACAGCTTGATCCCCAGCCCGAACTACTCCCTGGCTTACACCACCATCGACCACGCCATCTCCCTCATCCGCCTGGCCGGCCGCGGCGCCTGGCTGGCGAAGGCCGACATCACGACCACCTTCAAGGTCCTTCCCATCCACCCAGACTACTGGGCTTTCTTTGGGGTCTGCTGGGAGGATTCCTACTACTTTGCCGTCCGACTGGCATTCGGCTGCAAAAGCAGCCCACTCTTATTCGACTGCCTCTCCGAAGCACTCTGCTGGATCCTCCTCAATGAGTCCAAGGTTCCCTTCTTAGTCCATCTCCTGGACGACTTCCTCACCATCGGCCCCCCTTCATCCCCACCGGCGCAAGGCCTCCACGCTCTCACCACGGTGTTCTCACAACTgggtgtccccctctccctggaaaAGACAGAAGGGCCAGCTACAACACTGGAGTTCCTCGGTATCACACTGGACTCCGTGGCTTTCAAAGCTTCACTCCCCACCGACAAACTGGACCGCATCACACTCCTTCTTTCCAATTACCTGATCACCCCCACCTGCACCAAGCGccaactcctctcccttctcggcCATCTGAACTACGCCCTCCGCATCATCCCCCAAGGCCGCTCCTTCAtttcccacctcctccttctggcTTCATCCGTACAGTCGCTCCACCACACCATCACACTGGACGCTTCCTGTCTCATGGAGTTGGAGCTCTGGCATCATCTCCTTTCCCACTGGAACGGCATCACTTTCTTTTATAACGATCTTGTATCCAACCCCAACGACATGCAGCTCTTCACCGACGCCGCCCCCTCTTCTGGTTTCGgctgctattataacggccgctggttctcctccccaTGGCCTTCCGATTTCCCTTcctgcccttctccctcactggcCCCCTCATCTGCACTTCACGAGGTCTACCCCATCATCATCGCCGCCCTCCTCTGGGGCCATGAATGGTCATGCCAATCCATCCTCATCCACT ACAACACTGCCGTCGTCTCCTGGATCAACAAAGGCCGATCAGACTCCATCACCGCCATGCCCTTCATCCGTCGCCTCTCCTGGctttcagtcacacatcagttcaTAATCAGAGCCGCTCACATCCCCGGTCACCACAACACCATTGCCGACTCTCT TCGTCTCTCCCTGCAGAAATTCAGGCGCTTGGCCCCAGAGGCGGACCCCCTTCCCACTCCGGTCCCTCCGTATTCCTATACGATCTTCCCGTAA